One genomic window of Halorubrum hochsteinianum includes the following:
- a CDS encoding cation:proton antiporter, with product MIAVILVSGLAVQLLAHRLRVPSVIFYLAIGVVLGPEVLGLVTLETFGDGLEIIVGLSVAIIVFEGAFALRIDRIRRASTVSLRLVTVSAIVMFLGTAAAVRAFTDGTWEVALLIGALLVATGPTVITPILNVVRVRDHVATALETEGIVNDVTAAIVAVVIFETLLLDDLGVPATVLSFLQRFGVGVAAGLLATVVIYVLLDSDLVPERDVQASQFLVLAAAIGSFAAAEAVAAEAGIAAAATSGILLGNLGLDNREEIESFAQNTTTIVLSFVFISLAALIDVEAIAGLGVGVVAIVAVIMLVLRPLGAFVATLGVERFTRPERLFIASVGPRGIIPASVATLFAIELELAGSVAAGELLVGTVFAVIFATVLIEAGLARQIGEYLGVSPMRTIIIGGGRVGQALATRLENRGEYVVVVESDPEVVERARADGFTVYEGDGSDTETLREANVEDAKRLITTTSDDDINLLTCQLAITKFDVESVYSRVNDPDNVDAFDSMGVKGIDASTATAVAIDDEIERPALTHWMNELGDNHDVQEVEVTSQKLAGKTIRDLNAQIPDGTFVAVVSRDGENHVPTADSVLEIGDHVTFIGDTDAVRRAMDRFHPHD from the coding sequence GTGATCGCGGTGATACTCGTGTCGGGGCTCGCGGTACAGCTCCTCGCTCACCGGCTGCGGGTGCCGAGCGTCATCTTCTACCTCGCGATCGGCGTGGTGTTGGGGCCGGAGGTGCTGGGGCTCGTCACGCTGGAGACGTTCGGCGACGGGCTGGAGATCATCGTCGGGCTCAGCGTCGCGATCATCGTCTTCGAGGGGGCGTTCGCCCTCCGGATCGACCGGATCCGCCGGGCGTCGACGGTGTCGCTCCGGCTCGTGACGGTCAGCGCGATCGTGATGTTCCTCGGGACCGCGGCCGCGGTCCGGGCGTTCACCGACGGCACGTGGGAGGTCGCGCTGCTGATCGGCGCGCTGCTCGTGGCGACGGGGCCGACGGTCATCACCCCGATCCTCAACGTGGTCCGGGTCCGGGACCACGTCGCGACCGCGTTAGAGACGGAGGGGATCGTCAACGACGTGACCGCCGCGATCGTCGCGGTCGTGATATTCGAGACGCTGCTGCTCGACGACCTCGGCGTCCCCGCGACGGTGCTGTCCTTCCTCCAGCGGTTCGGCGTGGGGGTCGCCGCCGGGCTGCTCGCCACCGTCGTCATCTACGTGCTGCTGGACAGCGACCTCGTGCCGGAACGCGACGTTCAGGCGTCGCAGTTCCTCGTGCTGGCGGCCGCGATCGGGTCGTTCGCGGCCGCAGAGGCCGTCGCCGCGGAGGCGGGCATCGCGGCGGCGGCGACGAGCGGAATCCTCCTTGGGAACCTCGGGCTGGACAACAGAGAGGAGATCGAGTCGTTCGCGCAGAACACGACCACGATCGTCCTCTCGTTCGTGTTCATCTCGCTGGCCGCCCTGATCGACGTCGAGGCGATCGCCGGGCTCGGCGTCGGCGTGGTCGCGATCGTCGCCGTCATCATGCTCGTTCTGCGACCGCTGGGCGCGTTCGTCGCGACCCTCGGCGTCGAGCGGTTCACCCGCCCCGAGCGGCTGTTCATCGCGAGCGTCGGACCGCGGGGGATCATCCCGGCGAGCGTGGCGACGCTGTTCGCCATCGAACTGGAGCTGGCGGGCAGCGTCGCGGCCGGCGAACTGCTCGTCGGCACGGTGTTCGCGGTCATCTTCGCGACGGTCCTGATCGAGGCGGGGCTCGCGCGGCAGATCGGCGAGTACCTCGGAGTGTCACCAATGCGCACGATAATCATCGGCGGGGGCCGGGTCGGCCAGGCGCTCGCCACGCGACTGGAGAACAGGGGCGAGTACGTCGTGGTCGTCGAGTCGGACCCGGAGGTCGTCGAACGAGCGCGTGCGGACGGGTTCACCGTCTACGAGGGCGACGGCAGCGACACGGAGACGCTCCGCGAGGCGAACGTCGAGGACGCGAAGCGGCTCATCACCACGACGAGCGACGACGACATCAACCTCCTCACGTGTCAGCTCGCTATTACCAAGTTCGACGTCGAATCCGTCTACTCCCGGGTGAACGATCCGGACAACGTCGACGCCTTCGACAGCATGGGCGTGAAGGGCATCGACGCCTCGACGGCGACCGCGGTGGCGATCGACGACGAGATCGAGCGGCCGGCGCTCACCCACTGGATGAACGAACTCGGCGACAACCACGACGTCCAGGAGGTCGAGGTGACCTCCCAGAAGCTCGCGGGCAAGACCATTCGCGACCTCAACGCGCAGATCCCCGACGGCACGTTCGTCGCCGTCGTGAGCCGTGACGGCGAGAACCACGTTCCCACGGCCGACAGCGTCCTCGAAATCGGCGACCACGTGACGTTTATCGGCGACACCGACGCGGTCCGCCGCGCCATGGACCGGTTCCACCCGCACGATTAG
- a CDS encoding single-stranded DNA binding protein, with protein MGAIEEVYEDLDTDVEFEEFEAAVEDKVEQMGGLADEETAAMLIAHELRDEEADTIADIEPGMNEVKFLGKVTAIGEVRTFERDDEEAEEGRVCNVDVADASGSVRVALWDDMAAAAEEELEVGQVLRVMGRPKEGYSGLEVSADKVEPDEDAEVDVQVLDTYQVEDLTLGASDVDLVGQVLDTDSIRTFDRDDGSEGRVANLTVGDETGRVRVTLWDGKADLAEEFEAGEVVEVGDGYVRERDGDLELHVGDRGTVERVDEDVEYVPETTDIADLEIDQTVDIAGGVIETDPKRTFDRDDGSEGQVRNVRIKDETGEIRVALWGDKADRDIDLADRVVFTDVEIQDGWQDDLEASANWRSTVSVLDGESEAAAGTAGGTAGAGAGGDGAGGDGRGADETGLGAFAEDGQKAAAEAVAGESGDDGSGASGGAAAATTDRSAADVEFTGTVVQTGDPVVLDDGTQTKTVDTDASLRLGEEITVRGPERDGTIDADEVF; from the coding sequence ATGGGAGCCATAGAGGAGGTGTACGAGGACCTCGACACCGACGTCGAGTTCGAGGAGTTCGAGGCCGCGGTCGAGGACAAAGTCGAGCAGATGGGCGGGCTGGCGGACGAGGAGACCGCCGCGATGCTCATCGCGCACGAGCTGCGCGACGAGGAGGCCGACACCATCGCCGACATCGAACCGGGGATGAACGAGGTGAAGTTCCTCGGGAAGGTGACCGCCATCGGCGAGGTCCGGACGTTCGAGCGCGACGACGAGGAGGCCGAGGAGGGCCGCGTCTGTAACGTCGACGTGGCGGACGCCTCCGGCTCCGTCCGGGTCGCGCTGTGGGACGACATGGCCGCGGCTGCGGAGGAGGAACTGGAAGTCGGACAGGTCCTCAGGGTGATGGGTCGCCCGAAAGAGGGATACAGCGGCCTCGAGGTGAGCGCCGACAAGGTCGAACCCGACGAAGACGCCGAGGTCGACGTACAGGTGCTCGACACGTACCAGGTCGAGGACCTCACGCTCGGCGCGTCCGACGTCGACCTTGTCGGACAGGTGCTCGACACCGACTCGATCCGGACGTTCGACCGCGACGACGGCAGCGAGGGCCGGGTCGCCAACCTCACCGTCGGCGACGAGACGGGTCGCGTCCGCGTCACGCTGTGGGACGGCAAGGCCGACCTCGCCGAGGAGTTCGAGGCGGGCGAGGTCGTCGAGGTCGGCGACGGATACGTCCGCGAGCGCGACGGCGACTTGGAGCTTCACGTCGGCGACCGCGGCACGGTCGAGCGCGTCGACGAGGACGTCGAATACGTCCCGGAGACGACCGACATCGCCGACCTCGAGATCGACCAGACGGTCGACATCGCCGGCGGCGTCATTGAGACGGACCCGAAGCGGACGTTCGACCGCGACGACGGCAGCGAGGGGCAGGTCCGCAACGTCCGGATCAAAGACGAGACGGGGGAGATCCGCGTCGCGCTGTGGGGCGACAAGGCCGACCGCGACATCGATCTGGCCGATCGCGTCGTCTTCACCGACGTCGAGATTCAGGACGGCTGGCAGGACGACCTGGAGGCGTCCGCGAACTGGCGCTCGACCGTCTCCGTCCTCGACGGCGAGAGCGAGGCGGCCGCCGGCACCGCAGGCGGGACGGCGGGGGCCGGTGCCGGCGGGGACGGTGCCGGCGGTGACGGTCGCGGCGCGGACGAGACCGGGCTCGGTGCCTTCGCCGAGGACGGACAGAAAGCGGCCGCCGAGGCAGTCGCCGGCGAGTCCGGCGACGACGGGAGCGGCGCGAGCGGCGGCGCTGCGGCCGCGACGACCGACCGGTCGGCCGCGGACGTCGAGTTCACCGGGACGGTGGTCCAGACGGGAGACCCCGTCGTGCTCGACGACGGGACCCAGACGAAGACCGTCGACACCGACGCGAGCCTCCGGCTCGGCGAGGAGATAACGGTCCGCGGTCCCGAGCGCGACGGCACCATCGACGCGGACGAGGTCTTCTGA
- a CDS encoding histone has translation MSVELPFAPVDGIIRRNAGELRVSADAAEELARRIQTHGAELAVDAAERATADGRKTLMAADFGVEQVVSREDLTLPVAPIDRIARLRIDDRYRVGVDARIALADILEDYANNVASAAATLARHADRRTVQAEDIETYFALFE, from the coding sequence ATGAGTGTCGAGTTGCCGTTCGCGCCGGTCGACGGCATAATCCGGCGGAACGCGGGGGAACTCCGCGTCAGCGCGGACGCCGCCGAGGAGCTGGCCCGGCGGATCCAGACGCACGGCGCGGAACTGGCCGTCGACGCGGCCGAGCGCGCGACCGCGGACGGTCGGAAAACGCTGATGGCGGCGGACTTCGGCGTCGAGCAGGTCGTCAGCCGCGAGGACCTCACGCTGCCGGTCGCCCCCATCGATCGGATCGCTCGACTCCGGATCGACGACCGCTATCGCGTCGGCGTCGACGCGCGGATCGCGCTGGCCGACATCCTAGAGGACTACGCGAACAACGTCGCGAGCGCGGCGGCGACGCTGGCCCGCCACGCGGACCGACGGACGGTACAGGCCGAGGACATCGAGACGTACTTCGCGCTGTTCGAGTAG
- the azf gene encoding NAD-dependent glucose-6-phosphate dehydrogenase Azf, producing MDEPVLLTGAGGRVGQAILRGIGDDYEWRLLDREPLPAAKVPADITDADRYVADITDERAVREAVADVGAVIHLAGDPRKTAPWDSVLRNNIDGAQVVMRAAAEAGVERFAFASSNHAVGGYETEERTPDLYREDDDYRLDGTELPRPGNLYGVSKAAGESLGRFYHDEYGMSVVCVRIGNLTKDHPPREYERGQAMWLSHRDCAHLFDRCLRADYGYEVVYGISDNDRRYYSIERAREALGYDPADNSADYTFEGEPKPDRDPDGGGEYAADPDVAADDAPAEPNFPADPDDA from the coding sequence ATGGACGAGCCGGTCCTGTTGACGGGTGCCGGCGGACGGGTGGGACAGGCCATCCTCCGGGGCATCGGCGACGACTACGAGTGGCGGCTCCTCGACCGGGAACCGCTCCCGGCCGCGAAGGTGCCCGCCGACATCACCGACGCCGACCGGTACGTCGCCGACATCACCGACGAGCGCGCCGTCCGCGAGGCGGTCGCCGACGTCGGCGCGGTGATCCACCTCGCGGGCGACCCCCGGAAGACCGCCCCGTGGGACTCCGTCCTCCGGAACAACATCGACGGGGCGCAGGTCGTGATGCGCGCCGCCGCCGAGGCCGGCGTCGAGCGGTTCGCGTTCGCCTCCTCGAACCACGCCGTCGGCGGCTACGAGACCGAGGAGCGGACTCCGGACCTCTACCGCGAGGACGACGACTACCGGCTTGACGGCACCGAACTCCCCCGCCCCGGCAACCTCTACGGCGTCTCGAAGGCGGCCGGCGAGTCGCTCGGGCGCTTCTACCACGACGAGTACGGCATGAGCGTCGTCTGCGTCCGCATCGGGAACCTCACCAAGGACCACCCGCCGCGCGAGTACGAGCGCGGGCAGGCGATGTGGCTCTCGCACCGCGACTGCGCGCACCTGTTCGACCGCTGCCTCCGGGCCGACTACGGCTACGAGGTCGTGTACGGCATCTCGGACAACGACCGCCGCTACTACTCGATCGAACGCGCCCGCGAGGCCCTCGGCTACGACCCGGCCGACAACTCCGCCGACTACACCTTCGAGGGCGAGCCCAAGCCGGACCGCGACCCGGACGGCGGCGGGGAGTACGCCGCCGACCCCGACGTGGCGGCGGACGACGCGCCCGCCGAACCGAACTTCCCCGCCGACCCGGACGACGCCTGA
- the mutS gene encoding DNA mismatch repair protein MutS, giving the protein MPTGIVGEFLDLKAETDADVLAMQCGDFYEFFADDAELVADELDLSISQKSSHGSSYPMAGVPLSELTPYVNALVERGYRVAVADQYETDSGDHAREIVRVVTPGTVLETSDDDARYLAAVVREEGARSAAGGAGDAADAGGPYGVAFADVTTGRFLATTVDDGGDLRAELYRFDPAEVLPGPAVRNDDGLLGAVREDLSGRVTAFDPEAFAPGRAEHAVREQFGRETTDSVGLDSELAVRAAGAVLSYVEETGAGVLASMTRLTAYGADDRVDVDATTQRNLEITETMRGDADGTLFDTVDHTVTAAGGRLLREWLTRPRRDRGTLADRLDAVEALSSAALARDRVREVLDDAYDLERLASRTTSGSAGARELLSVRDTLALLPALADAIEGSPLADSPAAAVFDRVDRERAAALRAELDEALAEDPPKAKTGGGLLKRGYDDELDELIERHESVKSWLDGLAEREKRRHGLSHVTVDRNKTDGYYIQVGKSVADQVPEGYREIKTLKNSKRFVTDELSEKEREVLRLEEARGELEYELFEALRERVAERAELLQDAGRAVAELDALASLATHAARRDWTRPELTEERRLDVEAGRHPVVEGTTDFVPNDLRLDPDREFLIVTGPNMSGKSTYMRQAALIQLLAQAGSFVPARAAEVGLVDGIYTRVGALDELAQGRSTFMVEMQELSNILHSATEDSLVILDEVGRGTATYDGISIAWAATEYLHNEVRARTLFATHYHELTTLADHLPRVANVHVAVDERDGEVTFLRTVRDGPTNRSYGVHVADLAGVPDPVVSRADEVLDRLREEKAIEARGGSRGGDGTSASDGPPGDTQQVVFDLSSGSFSEGEEPSSDAAEATDAGSSDPRPNRDGTAPESSSGGAGAVAEAAAAAERDRLDPETRAVIEELSDVDVAETAPVELLSRVQEWQERLE; this is encoded by the coding sequence ATGCCAACGGGGATCGTCGGGGAGTTCCTCGATCTCAAGGCGGAGACGGACGCGGACGTCCTCGCGATGCAGTGCGGCGACTTCTACGAGTTCTTCGCGGACGACGCCGAGCTGGTCGCCGACGAACTGGACCTCTCGATCTCGCAGAAGTCCTCGCACGGCTCGTCGTACCCGATGGCGGGCGTGCCGCTCTCGGAGCTGACGCCGTACGTGAACGCCTTGGTCGAGCGGGGCTACCGCGTCGCGGTCGCCGACCAGTACGAGACCGACTCCGGCGACCACGCCCGCGAGATCGTCCGCGTCGTCACGCCGGGGACCGTCCTGGAGACGAGCGACGACGACGCGCGCTACCTCGCCGCGGTGGTGCGGGAGGAGGGCGCGAGGAGCGCGGCCGGCGGTGCCGGCGACGCCGCGGACGCCGGCGGCCCCTACGGAGTCGCGTTCGCCGACGTGACCACCGGGCGCTTCCTCGCCACGACCGTCGACGACGGGGGCGACCTGCGCGCCGAACTCTACCGGTTCGACCCGGCGGAGGTGCTGCCCGGCCCCGCCGTGCGCAACGACGACGGCCTGCTCGGGGCGGTCCGCGAGGACCTCTCCGGGCGCGTGACCGCCTTCGACCCGGAGGCGTTCGCGCCGGGGCGCGCCGAGCACGCGGTCCGCGAGCAGTTCGGCCGCGAGACGACCGACAGCGTCGGCCTCGACTCCGAGCTCGCGGTCCGGGCCGCGGGCGCGGTCCTCTCGTACGTCGAGGAGACCGGCGCGGGCGTGTTAGCCTCGATGACCCGCCTGACGGCGTACGGCGCGGACGACCGGGTCGACGTGGACGCGACCACCCAGCGCAACCTGGAGATCACCGAGACGATGCGGGGCGACGCCGACGGGACGCTGTTCGACACCGTCGACCACACCGTCACCGCCGCCGGCGGCCGACTGCTCCGCGAGTGGCTCACGCGCCCGCGGCGCGACCGCGGGACGCTCGCTGACCGGCTCGACGCGGTGGAGGCGCTGTCGTCCGCGGCGCTCGCGCGCGACCGCGTCCGCGAGGTGCTTGACGACGCGTACGACCTCGAACGGCTCGCGTCGCGGACGACGAGCGGGAGCGCCGGCGCGAGAGAACTGCTCTCGGTCCGCGACACGCTCGCGCTGCTCCCGGCGCTCGCGGACGCGATCGAGGGGTCCCCGCTCGCCGACTCGCCCGCCGCGGCGGTGTTCGACCGCGTCGACCGCGAGCGCGCGGCCGCCCTCCGCGCGGAACTCGACGAGGCGCTCGCCGAGGACCCGCCGAAGGCGAAGACCGGCGGCGGGCTGTTGAAGCGCGGGTACGACGACGAGCTGGACGAGCTGATCGAGCGCCACGAGTCGGTGAAGTCGTGGCTCGACGGCCTCGCGGAGCGCGAGAAGCGCCGGCACGGGCTCAGCCACGTCACCGTCGACCGCAACAAGACGGACGGCTACTACATTCAGGTCGGCAAGTCGGTGGCCGATCAGGTGCCCGAGGGATACCGCGAGATCAAGACGCTGAAGAACTCGAAGCGGTTCGTCACCGACGAGCTGTCGGAGAAGGAGCGGGAGGTCCTCCGGCTGGAGGAGGCCCGCGGCGAGCTGGAGTACGAGCTGTTCGAGGCGCTCCGCGAGCGCGTCGCCGAGCGCGCCGAACTGCTTCAGGACGCCGGGCGGGCGGTCGCCGAACTCGACGCGCTCGCCTCGCTCGCGACCCACGCCGCCCGCCGCGACTGGACGCGCCCGGAGCTGACCGAGGAGCGGCGGCTCGACGTCGAGGCCGGTCGCCACCCGGTCGTCGAGGGGACGACCGACTTCGTGCCGAACGACCTCCGGCTCGACCCGGACCGCGAGTTCCTGATCGTCACCGGGCCGAACATGAGCGGGAAGTCGACGTACATGCGGCAGGCGGCGCTGATCCAGCTGCTGGCGCAGGCCGGGTCGTTCGTCCCCGCGCGCGCCGCCGAGGTCGGGCTCGTCGACGGCATCTACACCCGCGTCGGCGCGCTCGACGAGCTCGCGCAGGGGCGGTCGACGTTCATGGTCGAGATGCAGGAGCTGTCGAACATCCTCCACTCGGCGACCGAGGACTCGCTGGTGATCTTAGACGAGGTCGGCCGCGGCACCGCCACCTACGACGGCATCTCCATCGCGTGGGCGGCGACCGAGTACCTCCACAACGAGGTGCGCGCGCGGACGCTCTTCGCCACGCACTACCACGAGCTGACGACGCTCGCCGACCACCTCCCGCGCGTCGCGAACGTCCACGTCGCCGTCGACGAGCGCGACGGCGAGGTGACGTTCCTCCGGACGGTCCGCGACGGCCCGACGAACCGGTCGTACGGCGTCCACGTCGCCGACCTCGCGGGGGTCCCCGACCCCGTCGTCTCCCGGGCGGACGAGGTCCTCGACCGGCTCCGCGAGGAGAAGGCGATCGAGGCCCGGGGCGGGTCACGGGGAGGCGACGGAACGAGCGCGAGCGACGGCCCGCCCGGCGACACGCAACAGGTCGTCTTCGACCTCTCGTCCGGATCGTTCTCCGAGGGCGAGGAGCCGTCGTCCGACGCCGCCGAGGCGACGGACGCCGGCTCGTCCGATCCCCGACCGAACCGAGACGGAACCGCTCCCGAGTCGTCGTCGGGCGGTGCCGGCGCGGTCGCGGAGGCCGCGGCGGCCGCCGAGCGCGACCGGCTCGACCCTGAGACGCGCGCCGTGATCGAGGAGCTGAGCGACGTCGACGTCGCGGAGACGGCCCCGGTGGAGCTGCTCTCGCGGGTTCAGGAGTGGCAGGAGCGGCTTGAGTGA
- a CDS encoding histone deacetylase family protein, protein MRFGYSERCLEHDTGERHPENPDRLRAIRRGLTKRHGVEYVEADPAEKAAVTAVHDAGYVDELESFVADGGGSWDPDTVASEGTWDAALTSAGLAQWAAREAIDGASGRQTPFAIGRPPGHHAVTGDAMGFCFFNNAAVAAQTVLDEDLADRVAIFDWDVHHGNGTQDIFYDRGDVFYASIHEDGLYPDTGALDETGEGEGEGTTANLPLAAGAGDADYLYAVDEAVAPAVDRFDPDLVLVSAGFDAHRHDPISRMRVSSEGYALLTDRIRTLASDADAADAYVLEGGYGLDTLAEGVSMVHETYDGRTPVDTDEEPDEKTEALVDDLRSELDL, encoded by the coding sequence ATGCGGTTCGGCTACAGCGAGCGGTGTCTCGAACACGACACCGGCGAGCGGCACCCGGAGAATCCGGACCGACTCCGCGCGATCCGCCGCGGGCTCACGAAGCGACACGGCGTCGAGTACGTCGAGGCGGACCCGGCCGAGAAGGCGGCGGTCACGGCCGTTCACGACGCCGGCTACGTCGACGAACTGGAGTCGTTCGTGGCCGACGGCGGCGGGAGCTGGGACCCCGACACCGTCGCCAGCGAGGGCACGTGGGACGCCGCGCTCACCTCCGCCGGGCTCGCGCAGTGGGCGGCCCGCGAGGCGATAGACGGGGCGAGCGGACGGCAGACGCCGTTCGCGATCGGTCGCCCCCCGGGCCATCACGCGGTCACCGGCGACGCGATGGGCTTCTGTTTCTTCAACAACGCCGCGGTCGCGGCCCAGACCGTCCTCGACGAGGACCTCGCCGACCGCGTCGCGATCTTCGACTGGGATGTCCACCACGGGAACGGCACGCAGGACATCTTCTACGACCGCGGCGACGTGTTCTACGCCTCGATCCACGAGGACGGCCTCTACCCGGACACGGGCGCGCTCGACGAGACCGGCGAGGGCGAGGGTGAGGGGACGACGGCGAACCTCCCGCTGGCGGCCGGCGCGGGCGACGCCGACTACCTGTACGCGGTCGACGAGGCCGTCGCCCCGGCCGTCGACCGGTTCGACCCCGATCTGGTGCTCGTCTCCGCGGGCTTCGACGCGCACCGGCACGACCCCATCTCGCGGATGCGCGTCTCCTCCGAGGGGTACGCCCTGTTGACCGACCGGATCCGGACGCTCGCGAGCGACGCCGACGCGGCCGACGCGTACGTCCTCGAAGGCGGATACGGACTCGACACGCTCGCCGAGGGCGTCTCGATGGTCCACGAGACGTACGACGGACGGACCCCCGTCGACACCGACGAGGAACCGGACGAGAAGACGGAGGCGCTCGTCGACGACCTCCGGTCGGAACTGGACCTGTAG
- a CDS encoding DNA-directed RNA polymerase subunit B'', with product MNRQDRRVVSREYFSDERLAEHHFRSFNNFLDRGMQEVVDEKETIETDIGDKEGQEPVYVELGDVRMVTPRVREADGSEELLYPQEARLRNITYSAPVFMEMSIVRGGEDEPEQVVDTTETKVGRMPIMVGSNKCNMAGFSDEELIDIGEDPVDPGGYFIVNGSERVLMTSEDLAPNKILAEYDSKYGDEIQVAKTFSQRRGYRALVLCERNREGLLEVSFPSVSGSIDFVTLVRALGLESDEEIVHRVSDDPEIVKFMLENLEEASVQTTEEAIETLGERVASGQGKNYQLKRANYVIDRYLLPHLHEEGVEEEDVRINKAYYLCRMAEACFELALDRREADDKDHYANKRLKVSGDLMRDLFRTALNKLARDVKYQLERANMRNRQLTVNTVVRSDVLTERLEHPIATGNWVGGRSGVSQLVDRTDYMGVLSHLRRLRSPLSRSQPHFEARDLHATQWGRICPSETPEGPNCGLVKNFAQAMELSQTVEDEQGLKRELASMGVEGIPGIEGVERQTADD from the coding sequence ATGAATAGGCAAGACCGACGCGTGGTTTCACGCGAATACTTCTCAGACGAACGGCTCGCCGAACACCACTTCCGCTCGTTCAACAACTTCCTGGACCGCGGCATGCAGGAGGTCGTCGACGAGAAGGAGACGATCGAGACGGACATCGGCGACAAGGAGGGGCAGGAGCCGGTGTACGTCGAGCTCGGCGACGTCCGGATGGTCACGCCGCGCGTCCGCGAGGCCGACGGCTCCGAGGAGCTGCTCTACCCGCAGGAGGCCCGCCTGCGGAACATCACCTACTCCGCGCCCGTGTTCATGGAGATGTCCATCGTGCGCGGCGGCGAGGACGAGCCGGAACAGGTCGTCGACACGACCGAGACCAAGGTCGGTCGGATGCCGATCATGGTCGGCTCGAACAAGTGTAACATGGCGGGCTTCTCCGACGAGGAGCTCATCGACATCGGCGAGGACCCCGTCGACCCCGGCGGCTACTTCATCGTCAACGGCTCCGAGCGCGTGCTGATGACCTCGGAGGACCTCGCGCCGAACAAGATCCTCGCCGAGTACGACTCGAAGTACGGCGACGAGATCCAGGTCGCGAAGACGTTCTCTCAGCGCCGCGGCTACCGCGCGCTGGTGCTCTGTGAGCGCAACCGCGAGGGGCTGCTCGAAGTGTCGTTCCCGTCCGTCTCGGGCTCGATCGACTTCGTGACGCTCGTCCGCGCGCTCGGACTGGAGTCGGACGAGGAGATCGTCCACCGCGTCTCGGACGACCCCGAGATCGTGAAGTTCATGCTGGAGAACTTAGAGGAGGCCTCGGTCCAGACGACCGAGGAGGCCATCGAGACCCTCGGCGAGCGCGTCGCCTCCGGACAGGGGAAGAACTACCAGCTCAAGCGGGCGAACTACGTCATCGACCGCTACCTCCTCCCGCACCTCCACGAGGAGGGCGTCGAGGAGGAGGACGTGCGGATCAACAAGGCGTACTACCTCTGCCGCATGGCCGAGGCGTGCTTCGAGCTCGCCTTGGACCGCCGCGAGGCCGACGACAAGGACCACTACGCGAACAAGCGCCTGAAGGTCTCGGGCGACCTGATGCGCGACCTGTTCCGCACCGCACTCAACAAGCTGGCGCGCGACGTGAAGTACCAGCTCGAACGCGCGAACATGCGGAACCGGCAGCTCACCGTCAACACGGTTGTCCGCTCGGACGTGCTGACCGAGCGGCTCGAACACCCGATCGCGACGGGGAACTGGGTCGGCGGACGCTCGGGCGTCTCGCAGCTCGTCGACCGGACGGACTACATGGGCGTGCTCTCGCACCTCCGGCGGCTCCGGTCGCCGCTGTCGCGGTCGCAGCCGCACTTCGAGGCGCGGGACCTCCACGCGACCCAGTGGGGTCGCATCTGCCCCTCCGAGACCCCGGAGGGACCGAACTGCGGGCTGGTGAAGAACTTCGCGCAGGCGATGGAGCTCTCCCAGACCGTCGAGGACGAACAGGGACTCAAACGAGAACTGGCGTCGATGGGTGTCGAGGGGATCCCCGGCATCGAGGGCGTCGAACGACAGACGGCGGACGACTAA
- a CDS encoding DNA-directed RNA polymerase subunit H, whose product MVDVSQHELVPDHVLLDDPEDVEEVLAEYDVKKTDLPKIKRTDPALPDEAEVGDVVKIVRNSRTTDEAVVYRLVVS is encoded by the coding sequence ATGGTAGACGTAAGCCAACACGAACTCGTCCCGGACCACGTGCTTCTCGACGACCCCGAGGACGTCGAGGAGGTCCTGGCGGAGTACGACGTGAAGAAGACTGACTTACCGAAGATCAAACGCACGGATCCCGCGCTCCCCGACGAGGCCGAGGTCGGCGACGTGGTGAAAATCGTTCGAAACTCCCGCACGACCGACGAGGCGGTCGTGTACCGACTGGTCGTCTCATGA
- a CDS encoding cell division protein SepF, which translates to MGIMSKILGGGGSRSVDDYVELDTDDFADAHAETGTQVHFAEIADQSDVIPIKDAVYDGDFVIADITRHSTSDRTIERVYDELRQVVQEVDGDIVQKGDDQIIVTPAGVKVSRQKL; encoded by the coding sequence ATGGGCATCATGAGCAAGATCCTCGGCGGGGGTGGGAGCCGCTCCGTCGACGACTACGTCGAGCTCGACACGGACGACTTCGCCGACGCGCACGCGGAGACGGGCACACAGGTACACTTCGCCGAAATCGCCGACCAGAGCGACGTCATCCCGATCAAAGACGCCGTCTACGACGGGGACTTCGTCATCGCCGACATCACCCGCCACTCCACGTCGGACCGGACGATAGAACGCGTCTACGACGAGCTCCGACAGGTGGTACAGGAGGTCGACGGCGACATCGTCCAGAAGGGCGACGACCAGATCATCGTCACCCCGGCCGGCGTCAAGGTCTCGCGACAGAAGCTGTAG